A section of the Bradyrhizobium oligotrophicum S58 genome encodes:
- a CDS encoding TRAP transporter large permease: protein MEAFLIANMAPIMFGSLVVMLLLGYPAAFSLGAVGLFYALIGIGLGEFRPDFLQALPERVYGVMNNDTLLAIPFFTFMGLVLERSGMAEDLLDTIGQLFGTIRGGLAYAVVFVGALLAATTGVVAASVISMGLISLPIMLRYGYDRRLASGIIAASGTLAQIIPPSLVLIVMADQLGKSVGDMYEGAFIPGLVLSAIYALYAFITSLIFPKAAPGLPAEAIGFREDSGDRGLKSLGVLFLASCVFGWLMMRGSEYHGADFVVLSMFYGIVFAFAVAVVNWALERTTGFRFLSRMAQQTTFVMVPPLFLIFLVLGTIFIGLATPTEGGAMGAAGAIILGAIKRRLSFDLVRQAVESTAKLSAFVVFILVGARVFSLTFYGVNGHVWVEHLLTSLPGGQIGFLIFVNAFVFVLAFFLDFFELAFIIIPLLGPAAEKLGIDLIWFGVILGVNMQTSFMHPPFGFALFYLRSVAPKESYLDRVTGKRMEPVTTGQIYWGAVPFVVIQLVMVMLVILFPSMVMHYKGTASAVDPNSIKIEIPQIDAPPLDFGPPQIDVGPPKQ from the coding sequence ATGGAAGCGTTTCTGATCGCCAATATGGCGCCGATCATGTTCGGCTCGCTGGTCGTCATGCTGCTGCTCGGCTATCCGGCGGCGTTCTCGCTCGGCGCCGTCGGCCTGTTCTATGCCCTCATCGGCATCGGGCTCGGCGAATTCCGGCCGGACTTCCTGCAAGCACTACCCGAACGCGTCTACGGCGTGATGAACAACGACACGTTGCTGGCGATTCCGTTCTTCACCTTCATGGGTCTGGTGCTGGAACGATCGGGCATGGCCGAGGATCTGCTGGACACCATCGGCCAGCTGTTCGGCACGATCCGCGGCGGCCTCGCCTACGCGGTCGTATTCGTCGGTGCCCTCCTCGCGGCTACCACCGGCGTGGTCGCCGCGTCCGTGATCTCGATGGGCCTGATCTCGCTGCCGATCATGCTGCGCTACGGCTATGACCGCCGGCTTGCCAGCGGCATCATCGCCGCCTCCGGCACCCTGGCGCAGATCATCCCGCCGTCGCTGGTCCTGATCGTGATGGCCGACCAGCTCGGCAAGTCCGTCGGCGACATGTACGAAGGCGCCTTCATCCCCGGCCTCGTGCTGTCTGCGATCTATGCGCTCTACGCCTTCATCACCAGCCTGATCTTTCCGAAGGCCGCGCCCGGCCTGCCGGCGGAGGCCATCGGCTTTCGTGAGGACTCCGGCGATCGCGGCCTGAAATCGCTCGGCGTGCTGTTCCTCGCATCCTGCGTGTTCGGCTGGTTGATGATGCGCGGCTCCGAATATCACGGCGCCGATTTCGTCGTGCTCAGCATGTTCTACGGCATCGTGTTCGCCTTCGCCGTTGCGGTCGTGAACTGGGCGCTGGAGCGCACCACCGGCTTCCGATTCCTGTCGCGGATGGCGCAGCAGACCACCTTCGTGATGGTGCCGCCGCTGTTCCTGATCTTCCTGGTGCTCGGCACGATCTTCATCGGGCTCGCGACCCCGACCGAGGGCGGCGCCATGGGCGCGGCGGGCGCAATCATCCTCGGCGCGATCAAGCGCCGGCTCAGCTTCGACCTGGTCCGCCAGGCGGTCGAATCCACCGCCAAGCTGTCGGCCTTCGTGGTCTTCATCCTGGTCGGCGCCCGCGTATTCTCGCTGACCTTCTACGGCGTCAACGGCCACGTCTGGGTCGAGCACCTCTTGACCTCCCTGCCCGGCGGCCAGATCGGCTTCCTGATCTTCGTCAATGCCTTCGTGTTCGTGCTGGCCTTCTTCCTCGATTTCTTCGAGCTGGCCTTCATCATCATCCCGCTGCTGGGACCCGCGGCCGAAAAGCTCGGCATCGACCTGATCTGGTTCGGCGTCATCCTCGGCGTCAACATGCAGACCTCCTTCATGCATCCGCCGTTCGGCTTCGCACTGTTCTACCTGCGCTCGGTGGCACCGAAGGAGTCGTATCTCGATCGCGTCACCGGCAAGCGGATGGAGCCGGTGACGACCGGCCAGATCTATTGGGGCGCCGTGCCGTTCGTCGTGATTCAGTTGGTCATGGTGATGCTGGTGATCCTGTTCCCCTCGATGGTCATGCACTACAAGGGCACGGCCTCGGCCGTCGATCCGAACTCGATCAAGATTGAGATTCCGCAGATCGATGCGCCGCCGCTCGATTTCGGCCCGCCGCAGATCGACGTCGGACCGCCGAAGCAGTGA
- a CDS encoding cation diffusion facilitator family transporter, whose amino-acid sequence MHSQSLKLAVGSLVVGVIVLGLKYFAYWITGSVALYSDALESIVNVVTAGVALLAVRISAKPADANHPFGHHKVEYFSAVIEGVMIIVAALLIVHEAYGNLFNPRPFSAPVEGLAVNGFASVINAVWCWLLITRGKRVRSPALVADGRHLLTDVVSSGGVVIGLGLAVMLKLPILDPALALLVAVNILWSGWQVLKESTGGLMDEAVSDATLKRIRQIISEHADGALEAHDVRTRHAGKMTFIEFHLVVPGEMSVHQAHEICDRIEAALHEDDEHSWITIHVEPENKAKHSGVVVL is encoded by the coding sequence ATGCATTCGCAATCGCTCAAGCTCGCCGTCGGCAGCCTCGTGGTCGGGGTGATCGTCCTCGGCCTCAAGTATTTCGCGTATTGGATCACCGGGTCGGTCGCGCTCTACTCCGATGCTCTCGAGAGCATCGTCAACGTCGTCACTGCCGGTGTCGCGCTGCTCGCCGTGCGGATATCGGCCAAGCCGGCCGATGCCAACCATCCGTTCGGCCACCACAAGGTCGAGTATTTCAGCGCCGTGATCGAAGGCGTCATGATCATCGTGGCGGCGCTCCTGATCGTCCACGAAGCCTATGGAAATCTGTTCAATCCGCGGCCGTTCTCGGCGCCGGTCGAGGGCCTCGCCGTGAATGGCTTCGCCAGCGTGATCAACGCCGTCTGGTGCTGGCTCCTGATCACGCGCGGCAAGCGGGTGCGGTCGCCGGCGCTGGTCGCGGACGGCCGCCATTTGCTGACCGACGTCGTCTCCTCGGGCGGCGTCGTGATCGGACTCGGGCTCGCGGTGATGTTGAAGCTGCCGATCCTCGACCCTGCCCTGGCACTGCTGGTCGCCGTCAACATCCTGTGGTCGGGATGGCAGGTGCTGAAGGAGTCGACCGGCGGGCTGATGGACGAAGCGGTCTCCGATGCCACGCTCAAGCGCATCCGGCAGATCATCAGCGAGCACGCCGACGGCGCGCTGGAGGCACACGATGTGCGCACCCGGCATGCCGGCAAGATGACCTTCATCGAGTTTCACCTGGTCGTTCCCGGCGAGATGTCGGTCCATCAGGCGCACGAGATCTGCGACCGGATCGAAGCGGCCCTGCACGAAGACGACGAGCACAGCTGGATCACGATTCACGTCGAGCCGGAAAACAAGGCCAAGCACTCCGGCGTCGTCGTGCTCTGA
- a CDS encoding TRAP transporter small permease subunit: MQALLKLSRGIDAFTTWTGKRLAWLILLAVIISTINAIVRKTLDTSSNSWLELQWVLFSAVFLLCSPWTLLDNEHIRIDIVNAMMPKWLRDTIDVVGHVLFLIPLCIVMIITSVPFFLRSIEINEQSSNAGGLPQWPAKSLIMLGFAFLLVQAVSELIKRIAVMRGLIPDPHASKSHGIEAEVEHLVEAIEKK, from the coding sequence TTGCAAGCGTTGCTGAAACTGAGCCGTGGGATCGATGCGTTTACGACCTGGACCGGCAAACGACTGGCCTGGCTGATCCTGCTGGCCGTCATCATCTCGACCATCAACGCCATCGTCCGCAAGACGCTCGACACGTCGTCGAATTCCTGGCTGGAGCTGCAGTGGGTGCTGTTCTCGGCCGTCTTCCTGCTGTGCTCGCCCTGGACGCTGCTCGACAACGAGCACATCCGCATCGACATCGTCAACGCCATGATGCCGAAATGGCTGCGTGACACCATCGACGTGGTCGGTCATGTGCTGTTCCTGATCCCGCTCTGCATCGTCATGATCATCACCAGCGTACCGTTTTTCCTGCGCTCGATCGAGATCAACGAGCAGTCCAGCAACGCCGGCGGCCTGCCGCAATGGCCGGCGAAGTCGCTCATCATGCTCGGCTTCGCCTTCCTGCTGGTGCAGGCCGTCTCCGAACTGATCAAGCGCATCGCCGTGATGCGCGGACTCATTCCAGATCCCCACGCTTCGAAATCCCACGGGATCGAGGCCGAGGTCGAGCACCTCGTCGAAGCGATCGAGAAGAAGTAA
- a CDS encoding spermidine synthase, translating into MLPWKLIDTADVPGGGEPLRLMQRGRDFTIKLGQNELMSSRLYGSEEALATLSCARIKARPAPHLLIGGLGMGFTLRAALKVLGPQAHVTVAELVPAVIAWARGPMAELSGASLADPRVDIRETDVVKLIAAARGAYDAILLDVDNGPQGLTRQSNDALYDSSGLRTAFTALRPGGVLAVWSSHPDDKFAPRLRKAGFATEEINIRATGRGGGGARHVIWIATRPA; encoded by the coding sequence GTGCTGCCCTGGAAGCTGATCGACACCGCTGACGTGCCGGGCGGCGGCGAGCCGCTGCGGCTGATGCAGCGCGGCCGGGACTTCACCATCAAGCTCGGCCAGAACGAGCTGATGAGCAGCCGTCTCTACGGCTCCGAGGAGGCGCTGGCGACCTTGAGCTGCGCCCGCATCAAGGCGCGGCCTGCCCCGCATCTGCTGATCGGCGGCCTCGGCATGGGCTTCACCCTGCGCGCGGCGCTGAAGGTGCTGGGTCCGCAGGCGCACGTCACCGTCGCCGAGCTGGTGCCGGCAGTGATCGCCTGGGCGCGCGGGCCGATGGCCGAATTGTCCGGCGCAAGCCTCGCGGATCCGCGCGTCGACATCCGCGAGACCGACGTCGTCAAGCTGATCGCCGCGGCACGCGGCGCCTATGACGCGATCCTGCTCGACGTCGACAACGGCCCGCAGGGCCTGACCCGCCAATCCAACGACGCGCTCTACGATTCCTCGGGCTTGCGAACCGCGTTCACCGCCTTGCGCCCCGGCGGCGTGCTGGCGGTGTGGTCGTCACACCCGGACGACAAATTCGCCCCGCGCCTGCGCAAGGCCGGCTTCGCCACTGAGGAGATCAACATCCGCGCCACCGGCCGCGGTGGCGGCGGCGCCCGCCACGTGATCTGGATCGCGACGAGGCCGGCGTGA
- a CDS encoding VOC family protein codes for MGISVGVLDHFNIRTRNLQETVRFYEDVLGLENGARPNFAFPGAWMYSEGRPVVHLVDISQTSEPQKPDSGVVHHVAFVSRGFAGMKARLAAKDMPFDARQVPGGELWQIFVRDPNGVMIELNYEAAKEQAEDAPVETAGDIGTMVAF; via the coding sequence ATGGGCATCAGCGTCGGCGTGCTCGATCATTTCAATATCCGGACCCGCAACCTGCAGGAGACGGTGCGCTTCTATGAAGACGTGCTCGGGCTCGAGAACGGCGCCCGGCCGAACTTCGCCTTTCCCGGCGCCTGGATGTACAGCGAGGGTCGTCCCGTGGTGCATCTGGTCGACATCTCGCAGACCTCGGAGCCACAGAAGCCGGACTCCGGCGTCGTCCACCACGTCGCTTTCGTCAGCCGTGGCTTTGCCGGGATGAAGGCGCGGCTCGCCGCCAAGGACATGCCGTTCGACGCCCGCCAGGTTCCGGGCGGCGAACTGTGGCAGATCTTCGTGCGCGACCCCAACGGCGTGATGATCGAGCTGAATTACGAGGCAGCGAAAGAGCAGGCCGAGGATGCGCCTGTCGAGACCGCCGGCGACATCGGAACCATGGTGGCGTTTTGA
- a CDS encoding HAD family hydrolase, whose product MRISSTIVFDLDGTLVDTAPDLISALNHILQREGLRPVPLASARKMIGHGARKLLERGLEAEGRFASPADMDRLTTDFIDFYAENIAVESRPFEGLEAALDELAERGCQFAVCTNKLEFLSKRLLDQLGLSSRFAAICGADTFGVAKPDPTILRQTIAQAGGEIGAAIMVGDAGTDVGAARRAGVPVIGCTFGYTDVPIAELNPDHLIDHMRELPAAVAALRPAPKSA is encoded by the coding sequence ATGCGCATCTCCAGCACCATCGTCTTCGACCTCGACGGCACCCTGGTCGACACCGCGCCGGACCTCATCAGCGCGCTCAACCACATATTGCAGCGCGAAGGATTGCGGCCGGTGCCGCTGGCCTCGGCCCGCAAGATGATCGGGCATGGCGCGCGCAAGCTGCTCGAGCGCGGGCTGGAGGCGGAGGGCCGCTTCGCCAGTCCTGCGGACATGGACCGGCTCACGACCGATTTCATCGATTTCTACGCCGAGAACATCGCGGTCGAATCGCGGCCGTTCGAGGGGCTGGAGGCGGCACTCGACGAGCTTGCCGAGCGCGGCTGTCAATTCGCGGTGTGCACCAACAAGCTCGAATTCCTGTCGAAGCGGCTGCTCGACCAGCTCGGCCTGTCCTCCCGCTTCGCGGCGATCTGCGGCGCCGACACCTTTGGCGTCGCCAAGCCGGATCCGACGATCCTGCGCCAGACGATCGCCCAGGCCGGTGGCGAGATCGGCGCGGCGATCATGGTCGGTGATGCCGGCACCGACGTCGGCGCCGCCCGCCGCGCCGGCGTGCCGGTGATCGGCTGCACCTTCGGCTATACGGACGTACCGATCGCCGAGCTGAATCCGGACCACCTGATCGACCACATGCGCGAGCTGCCGGCCGCTGTCGCAGCCCTTCGCCCGGCCCCGAAGAGCGCCTGA
- a CDS encoding Mrp/NBP35 family ATP-binding protein yields MSVTQQQVLEALKRVRSPRGVALTDAGVLSPITANDGKVFFSINVEASEARAWEDTRTQAEAAVRAIPGVTMAMIALTAERKAGAAAPPARQGGVQPVSAHRPHQHQHPADSPMSKQAAIPGIAAVIAVASGKGGVGKSTTAINLALGLRDLGLKVGLLDADIYGPSVPRLTGLQEKPQLTPEKKMIPLSRFGLSIMSIGFLVDEDSPMIWRGPMVMSAINQMLRDVAWGTLDVLVVDMPPGTGDAQLTLAQNVPLKGAVIVSTPQDLSLIDARRGLAMFRKVNVPVLGIIENMSYFQCPECGTRSDIFGHGGARHEAERLGVPFLGEIPLHMDIRATSDAGKPLVESEPNGPHAAIYRAIASSVRDQLKEAIAAA; encoded by the coding sequence GTGAGCGTGACGCAGCAGCAGGTTCTTGAGGCACTCAAACGGGTCCGCTCGCCGCGCGGCGTGGCGCTCACCGACGCCGGCGTGCTGTCGCCGATCACGGCCAATGACGGCAAGGTGTTCTTCTCGATCAATGTCGAGGCCAGCGAGGCCCGCGCCTGGGAAGATACCCGCACCCAGGCCGAAGCGGCCGTCCGCGCCATTCCCGGCGTGACCATGGCCATGATCGCGCTGACCGCCGAGCGCAAGGCGGGCGCTGCCGCCCCGCCGGCGCGGCAGGGCGGCGTGCAGCCGGTCTCTGCGCATCGTCCGCATCAGCACCAGCATCCGGCTGATTCGCCGATGTCGAAGCAGGCGGCGATTCCCGGCATCGCCGCGGTGATCGCGGTGGCCTCGGGCAAGGGCGGCGTCGGCAAGTCGACCACCGCCATCAATCTCGCACTGGGCTTGCGCGATCTCGGCCTCAAGGTCGGCCTGCTCGATGCCGACATTTACGGTCCCTCGGTGCCGCGGCTGACCGGCCTGCAGGAGAAGCCGCAGCTGACGCCCGAGAAGAAGATGATCCCGCTGTCGCGCTTCGGGCTTTCGATCATGTCGATCGGCTTCCTGGTCGACGAGGACAGCCCGATGATCTGGCGCGGGCCGATGGTGATGTCGGCAATCAACCAGATGCTGCGCGACGTCGCCTGGGGCACGCTCGACGTTCTCGTCGTCGACATGCCGCCGGGCACCGGTGATGCCCAGCTCACTTTGGCGCAGAACGTGCCGCTCAAGGGCGCGGTGATCGTGTCGACCCCCCAGGACCTGTCGCTGATCGATGCCCGCCGCGGGCTCGCGATGTTCCGCAAGGTCAACGTGCCCGTGCTCGGCATCATCGAGAACATGAGCTACTTCCAGTGTCCGGAGTGCGGCACAAGGTCCGACATCTTCGGTCATGGCGGCGCACGCCACGAGGCGGAGCGGCTCGGCGTGCCGTTCCTTGGTGAGATCCCGTTGCACATGGACATCCGCGCGACCTCCGATGCCGGCAAGCCGTTGGTCGAGAGCGAGCCGAACGGACCGCACGCGGCGATCTACCGGGCGATCGCTTCGTCCGTCCGGGATCAGCTCAAGGAGGCGATCGCTGCTGCTTGA
- a CDS encoding TRAP transporter substrate-binding protein, producing MKRRDFIKVTGLGAASAAAIAAPAIAQSMPELKWRMPTSWPKSLDTLYGGAEIMAKVVGEATDNKFQIQPFAAGEIVPGLQVVDAVQNGTVEIGHTASYYYFGKDPTFTFGSSVPFGPNMRINQAWYMLGGGREILNEFYKKYNVVSLLAGNTGCQMGGWFRKELTSVNDLKGLKFRIGGFAGRVLQKLGAVPQQIAGGDIYPALEKGTIDAAEWVGPYDDEKLGFVKVAPHYYYPGWWEGGPMLLAFVNQDRWNALPKHYQKVLEQAGHYANNWMMAKYDQGNPPALRRLLAAGAKLHAFSPEIMQACLKAARELHNEVSATNPDFKKTYESLSAFAGNGYSWFQVAEIGYDAFMARNSQS from the coding sequence ATGAAGCGGAGAGACTTCATCAAGGTCACGGGGCTCGGCGCTGCCAGTGCGGCCGCGATCGCAGCGCCTGCCATTGCGCAATCGATGCCCGAGCTGAAATGGCGGATGCCGACCAGCTGGCCGAAATCGCTCGATACGCTGTATGGCGGCGCCGAGATCATGGCCAAGGTGGTCGGCGAAGCCACCGACAACAAATTCCAGATCCAGCCGTTCGCCGCCGGCGAAATCGTGCCCGGTCTGCAGGTCGTCGACGCCGTGCAGAACGGCACCGTCGAGATCGGCCACACCGCGTCCTACTACTACTTCGGCAAAGACCCGACCTTCACCTTCGGCTCGTCGGTGCCGTTCGGCCCGAACATGCGCATCAACCAAGCCTGGTACATGCTGGGCGGGGGACGCGAGATCCTCAACGAGTTCTACAAGAAGTACAATGTGGTCTCGCTGCTGGCCGGCAACACCGGCTGCCAGATGGGAGGCTGGTTTCGCAAGGAGCTGACCAGCGTCAACGATCTCAAGGGCCTGAAATTCCGCATTGGCGGCTTTGCCGGCCGCGTGCTGCAGAAGCTCGGCGCGGTGCCGCAGCAGATCGCCGGCGGCGACATCTATCCGGCGCTGGAGAAGGGCACCATCGACGCCGCCGAATGGGTCGGCCCATATGACGACGAGAAGCTCGGCTTCGTCAAGGTCGCGCCACACTACTACTATCCGGGCTGGTGGGAGGGCGGGCCGATGCTGCTCGCCTTCGTCAATCAGGATCGCTGGAATGCGCTGCCCAAGCACTACCAGAAGGTCCTCGAGCAGGCCGGTCATTACGCCAACAACTGGATGATGGCGAAGTACGACCAGGGCAATCCGCCGGCCCTGCGCCGGCTGCTTGCCGCCGGCGCCAAGCTGCATGCGTTCTCGCCGGAGATCATGCAGGCCTGCCTGAAGGCGGCGCGCGAGCTGCACAACGAGGTGTCGGCCACCAATCCCGATTTCAAGAAGACCTACGAGTCGCTGTCGGCCTTCGCCGGCAACGGCTATTCCTGGTTCCAGGTCGCCGAGATCGGCTACGACGCGTTCATGGCGCGCAACTCGCAGAGCTGA
- the moaA gene encoding GTP 3',8-cyclase MoaA, giving the protein MTADSLSDTALTRPMTDPFGRRISYLRVSVTDRCDLRCFYCMSEDMTFLPKADLLTLEELDRLCSAFIHKGVKKLRLTGGEPLVRRNVMGLVRSLSRHLKSGALNELTLTTNATQLAKYAAELADCGVRRINVSLDTLDPDKFRTITRWGDLDHVLAGIEAARAAGLAVKINAVALKNMNEDEIPALIDWAHGKGMALTLIEVMPMGEIGEGRIDQYLPLSLLRGRLAQKYTMTDLDETTGGPARYVRVAETGGTIGFITPMTHNFCESCNRVRVTCTGTLHTCLGHEDASDLRKPLRASASDEQLSDAIDRAIGLKPKGHDFIIDRRHNRPSVSRHMSVTGG; this is encoded by the coding sequence ATGACCGCTGACTCGTTGAGTGACACCGCCCTGACGCGCCCGATGACCGACCCGTTCGGCCGTCGCATCAGCTATCTGCGCGTCTCGGTCACCGACCGCTGCGACCTCCGATGCTTCTACTGCATGTCGGAGGACATGACCTTCCTGCCGAAGGCCGACCTCCTGACGCTCGAAGAGCTCGACCGGCTGTGCTCGGCCTTCATCCACAAGGGCGTCAAGAAGCTGCGGCTGACCGGCGGCGAGCCGCTGGTCCGCCGCAACGTCATGGGCCTGGTGCGCTCGCTGTCGCGGCATCTGAAGAGCGGGGCCCTCAACGAGCTGACGCTGACGACCAATGCGACGCAGCTCGCCAAATACGCCGCGGAGCTCGCCGATTGCGGCGTCCGCCGCATCAACGTCTCGCTCGACACGCTCGATCCCGACAAATTCCGCACCATCACCCGCTGGGGCGATCTCGACCACGTGCTCGCCGGCATCGAGGCAGCGCGTGCGGCGGGCTTGGCGGTGAAGATCAACGCAGTCGCGCTCAAGAACATGAACGAGGATGAAATCCCGGCGCTGATCGACTGGGCGCACGGCAAGGGCATGGCGCTGACCTTGATCGAGGTGATGCCGATGGGCGAGATCGGCGAAGGCCGCATCGACCAGTATCTGCCGCTGTCGCTGCTGCGCGGCCGGCTCGCGCAGAAGTACACGATGACCGATCTCGACGAGACCACCGGCGGCCCTGCCCGCTACGTCCGCGTCGCCGAGACCGGTGGTACGATCGGCTTCATCACGCCGATGACGCATAATTTCTGCGAGAGCTGCAACCGCGTGCGCGTCACCTGCACCGGCACCCTGCACACCTGCCTCGGCCACGAGGACGCCTCCGATTTGCGCAAGCCGCTGCGCGCCTCCGCCAGCGACGAGCAGTTGAGCGACGCGATCGACCGCGCCATCGGCCTGAAGCCGAAAGGCCACGACTTCATCATCGACCGTCGCCACAACCGCCCGAGCGTCAGCCGGCACATGAGCGTGACGGGCGGCTGA
- a CDS encoding TRAP transporter substrate-binding protein, with product MKRRDFLKVSAAGAAATAAVASPAIAQSMPEIKWRLTSSFPKSLDTIYGGAEFMAKQVAEMTDNKFQIQVFQAGELVPGLQALDATSKNTVEMCHTVSYYYVGKDPTFAIFASVPFGLNARQQNSWLYQGGGNELANEFFKKSNVIGFPCGNTGTQMGGWFRKEIKTVADLSGLKFRIGGIAGQVLQKLGVVPQQLAGGDIYPSLEKGTIDAAEWVGPYDDEKLGFQKVAKYYYYPGFWEGGPTVHAFANLDKYNELPKHYQSILANATVNANTWMAARYDQVNPAALKRLVAGGTQLRPFTNEVLEACLKATNELWGEISAKNADFKKVIDAMQAYRSDEYLWWQVAEYTYDSFMIRSRTRG from the coding sequence ATGAAGCGTCGTGATTTTCTGAAGGTCTCGGCCGCCGGTGCGGCAGCCACCGCGGCGGTTGCGTCGCCTGCGATCGCGCAGTCGATGCCCGAAATCAAATGGCGGTTGACCTCGAGCTTCCCGAAGTCGCTCGACACGATCTATGGCGGCGCCGAGTTTATGGCGAAGCAGGTCGCGGAGATGACCGACAACAAGTTCCAGATCCAGGTCTTCCAGGCTGGTGAACTGGTGCCGGGCCTGCAGGCGCTCGATGCGACCTCCAAGAACACCGTCGAGATGTGCCATACGGTGTCGTACTACTATGTCGGCAAGGACCCGACCTTCGCGATCTTCGCCTCGGTGCCGTTCGGCCTCAATGCCCGGCAGCAGAACTCCTGGCTGTACCAGGGCGGCGGCAACGAGCTCGCCAACGAGTTCTTCAAGAAGTCCAACGTGATCGGCTTCCCCTGTGGCAACACCGGCACCCAGATGGGCGGCTGGTTCCGCAAGGAGATCAAGACCGTTGCCGACCTCTCGGGCCTCAAATTCCGCATCGGCGGCATCGCCGGCCAGGTGCTGCAGAAGCTCGGCGTCGTGCCGCAGCAGCTTGCGGGCGGCGACATCTATCCGTCGCTGGAGAAGGGCACCATCGACGCCGCCGAGTGGGTCGGTCCCTATGACGACGAGAAGCTCGGCTTCCAGAAGGTCGCCAAGTACTACTACTATCCGGGCTTCTGGGAAGGTGGTCCGACCGTCCACGCCTTCGCCAACCTCGACAAGTACAACGAGCTGCCGAAGCACTATCAGTCGATCCTCGCCAACGCGACGGTGAACGCCAACACCTGGATGGCCGCGCGCTACGACCAGGTGAACCCGGCGGCGCTGAAGCGCCTGGTCGCCGGCGGCACGCAGTTGCGCCCGTTCACCAACGAGGTGCTCGAAGCCTGCCTCAAGGCGACGAACGAGCTGTGGGGCGAGATCTCGGCCAAGAACGCCGACTTCAAGAAGGTCATCGACGCGATGCAGGCCTACCGCTCTGATGAGTATCTGTGGTGGCAGGTCGCAGAGTACACCTACGACAGCTTCATGATCCGCTCGCGCACCCGCGGCTGA
- a CDS encoding NAD(P)-dependent oxidoreductase, with protein MAKVAFIGLGVMGFPMAGHLVKKGGHEVTVYNRTAAKAKEWADKFGGKAAPTPKQAAEGQDFVMCCVGNDNDLRSVTIGPDGAFAGMAKGATFVDHTTASAEVARELDAAATKAGFKFIDGPVSGGQAGAENGVLTVMCGGTADAYAGAEPVIAAYARMCKLLGPAGSGQLTKMVNQICIAGLVQGLAEGIHFAKKSDLDVAAVIETISKGAAQSWQMENRYKAMNDGKYDFGFAVEWMRKDLSICISEARRNGAHLPVTALVDQFYSEVEKLGGKRWDTSSLLARLEK; from the coding sequence ATGGCTAAAGTCGCTTTCATCGGTCTCGGCGTCATGGGTTTCCCCATGGCAGGACATCTCGTGAAGAAGGGTGGTCACGAGGTCACGGTCTACAACCGCACAGCGGCCAAGGCGAAGGAATGGGCCGACAAGTTCGGCGGCAAGGCAGCGCCGACGCCGAAGCAGGCCGCCGAGGGCCAGGACTTCGTGATGTGCTGCGTCGGCAACGACAACGACCTGCGCTCGGTCACGATCGGCCCCGACGGCGCCTTCGCCGGCATGGCCAAGGGCGCGACCTTCGTCGACCACACCACCGCCTCGGCTGAAGTGGCACGCGAACTCGATGCCGCAGCGACCAAGGCCGGCTTCAAATTCATCGACGGCCCCGTGTCCGGCGGCCAGGCCGGTGCCGAGAACGGCGTGCTGACGGTGATGTGCGGCGGCACCGCGGACGCCTATGCCGGCGCCGAGCCGGTGATCGCGGCCTATGCCCGGATGTGCAAGCTGCTCGGACCGGCGGGCTCCGGCCAGCTGACCAAGATGGTCAACCAGATCTGCATCGCGGGCCTCGTGCAGGGCCTTGCCGAAGGCATCCATTTTGCGAAGAAGTCCGACCTCGACGTTGCCGCCGTGATCGAAACCATCTCCAAGGGCGCCGCCCAGTCCTGGCAGATGGAGAACCGCTACAAGGCCATGAACGACGGCAAATATGACTTTGGTTTTGCGGTGGAATGGATGCGCAAGGACCTGTCGATCTGCATCAGCGAGGCGCGTCGCAACGGCGCCCATCTGCCGGTGACCGCGCTGGTCGACCAGTTCTACTCCGAGGTCGAGAAGCTCGGCGGCAAGCGCTGGGATACGTCGAGCCTGTTGGCGCGGCTGGAGAAGTAA
- a CDS encoding nuclear transport factor 2 family protein yields MDDDARRAALQQHWDASDANDFEAEHDIYRDDAVLDYPQSGERIHGRRNIQESRFVQPNKKRFAVRRIIGGGDLWVTELVLTYDGMPSYVVSIMEFRDGAVAHETQYFGDPFDAAPSRAHLVERVDPTRSV; encoded by the coding sequence ATGGATGACGACGCCAGGCGGGCTGCCCTGCAGCAGCATTGGGATGCATCGGATGCCAATGATTTCGAGGCGGAGCACGACATCTATCGCGACGATGCCGTGCTGGACTATCCGCAATCGGGTGAGCGTATTCACGGCCGGCGCAACATTCAGGAAAGCCGCTTCGTGCAGCCCAACAAGAAGCGCTTCGCGGTGCGACGGATCATCGGCGGCGGTGATCTCTGGGTGACCGAGCTGGTCCTGACCTATGACGGGATGCCCTCTTACGTCGTGAGCATCATGGAGTTCCGCGACGGTGCAGTAGCGCACGAAACGCAATATTTCGGCGACCCGTTCGATGCAGCGCCGTCGCGCGCACATCTCGTCGAGCGCGTCGACCCGACCAGATCAGTCTGA